In Columba livia isolate bColLiv1 breed racing homer chromosome 20, bColLiv1.pat.W.v2, whole genome shotgun sequence, a genomic segment contains:
- the ZNHIT3 gene encoding zinc finger HIT domain-containing protein 3 isoform X2, giving the protein MRAPRPCGVCGAAGAAPYRCPRCAAAYCSVPCCRTHKERCAPEPRPEPEPEPERAGGPGGPVEQRAGGPWSVDDILTDGDEQDRVPLHRLRRLAAQSIPVLTAGPHRFKYHIPGPSLSFFESSHGKQGCSQLHL; this is encoded by the exons ATGAGGGCACCGCGGCCGTGCGGAGTGTgcggggcggccggggcggCCCCGTACCGGTGTCCGCGCTGCGCCGCGGCCTA CTGCTCCGTGCCGTGCTGCAGGACGCACAAGG AGCGATGCGCGCCGGAGCCGCGGCCGGAGCCGGAGCCGGAGCCGGagcgggcgggcgggccgggcggCCCCGTTGAGCAGCGGGCAG GCGGCCCCTGGTCGGTGGACGACATCCTGACGGACGGGGACGAGCAGGACCGCGTCCCGCTGCACCGGCTGCGGCGGCTCG CCGcgcagtccatcccagtcctcACCGCAGGCCCTCACAGATTTAAGTATCATATACCCGGTCCTTCACTGTCTTTCTTTGAAAGTTCACATGGAAAACAAGGGTGTTCTCAACTGCATTTGTAA
- the ZNHIT3 gene encoding zinc finger HIT domain-containing protein 3 isoform X1, with product MRAPRPCGVCGAAGAAPYRCPRCAAAYCSVPCCRTHKERCAPEPRPEPEPEPERAGGPGGPVEQRAGGPWSVDDILTDGDEQDRVPLHRLRRLAESEELRALLLNPHLRQLLQTLDQAKDKSSLMKKYMQEPLFVEFADCCLGIVEPPEKENVLPE from the exons ATGAGGGCACCGCGGCCGTGCGGAGTGTgcggggcggccggggcggCCCCGTACCGGTGTCCGCGCTGCGCCGCGGCCTA CTGCTCCGTGCCGTGCTGCAGGACGCACAAGG AGCGATGCGCGCCGGAGCCGCGGCCGGAGCCGGAGCCGGAGCCGGagcgggcgggcgggccgggcggCCCCGTTGAGCAGCGGGCAG GCGGCCCCTGGTCGGTGGACGACATCCTGACGGACGGGGACGAGCAGGACCGCGTCCCGCTGCACCGGCTGCGGCGGCTCG cgGAATCGGAAGAACTGAGAGCCTTGCTTCTGAATCCACATCTCAGGCAGCTACTACAGACACTCGATCAAGCAAAAGATAAAAGCTCCCTCATGAAGAAGTACATGCAGGAGCCGTTGTTCGTGGAGTTTGCAGACTGCTGTCTGGGCATTGTCGAACCCCCGGAGAAGGAGAACGTGCTTCCTGAGTGA